Proteins from a genomic interval of Clostridium sp. 'deep sea':
- a CDS encoding GNAT family protein has product MINNIAGEKVILRPLETAKDLDFIVDVETNKDLWYYEEYVKEDKQKTRELFIKRMRPEVKNFDFIISRKNDNTKTAIGVAYTWLYSEYRKSYEIGYVILPQYQKQGFGCDATKSLLKFAFEQLKTHKVVGMCNANNVGSATIMQKVGMRKEAVFKEELFWNNKWTDQYFFAILESEYFNK; this is encoded by the coding sequence TTGATAAATAATATAGCAGGCGAAAAAGTAATATTAAGACCACTAGAAACAGCTAAAGATTTAGATTTTATAGTTGATGTTGAGACCAATAAAGACTTATGGTATTACGAGGAATATGTAAAAGAGGATAAACAAAAAACACGAGAGTTATTTATTAAGAGAATGAGGCCAGAAGTAAAAAATTTTGATTTTATTATTAGTAGAAAAAATGATAATACCAAAACAGCAATTGGGGTGGCTTATACTTGGCTTTATAGTGAGTATCGCAAAAGTTATGAAATAGGCTATGTCATTTTACCCCAGTATCAAAAACAGGGCTTTGGCTGTGATGCAACTAAAAGTTTACTCAAGTTTGCCTTTGAGCAACTTAAAACACATAAAGTAGTAGGTATGTGTAATGCTAACAATGTAGGTTCAGCCACTATAATGCAAAAGGTAGGTATGAGAAAAGAAGCAGTCTTTAAAGAAGAGCTGTTTTGGAATAACAAATGGACTGACCAATATTTTTTTGCTATTTTAGAGAGCGAATATTTTAATAAGTAG
- a CDS encoding GNAT family N-acetyltransferase, with amino-acid sequence MNNSIDIKIKRITKNNYHKFDNMVYWRQTGCARTNEEKELNAKKTFGDAYSELNHNDFYVFAAEYQNILIGWISLIYMPKVGKWNKGVLYVDELWTAPEFRRRQIAYKLMSKAIDIQKQTRAQSIRLYTHNIAAQKLYDKCGFKELGKAIFLEKE; translated from the coding sequence ATGAACAATAGCATAGATATTAAGATAAAAAGAATAACTAAAAACAATTATCATAAATTTGATAACATGGTGTATTGGCGACAAACAGGTTGTGCAAGAACAAATGAAGAAAAAGAGCTGAACGCAAAAAAAACTTTTGGTGACGCTTATAGTGAACTAAATCATAACGATTTTTACGTATTTGCGGCCGAATATCAGAATATACTTATTGGCTGGATTTCACTCATTTATATGCCAAAAGTGGGTAAGTGGAATAAAGGAGTGTTGTATGTTGACGAGCTTTGGACCGCACCAGAGTTTAGGCGTAGGCAAATTGCTTATAAGCTAATGAGTAAAGCCATAGATATACAAAAACAAACACGGGCCCAATCCATAAGGTTATATACCCATAATATTGCTGCCCAAAAGCTTTATGATAAATGTGGATTTAAAGAACTAGGTAAAGCTATATTTTTAGAGAAAGAGTAA